The genomic DNA GTCTGCTCTGGATGTCGCGACACATGCGTTAGAACACGCGCGCCTCGCAGTCATCAACGCTGCCGATTCTCCTCAAGAGCATGTCAACGAGGGCGGTCCTCTGTCGTCACCATTAACGCAGGTCAGCGATGCACCAACTGTCCTCAGTTTCGCGCAGGCGCGTCGCGACGGCCTTCTTGCCCGTCGTTCCCAGATCGCAGCGCTCCTCGATATCGAACGCGAGCTGCCCGCGAAAATTGACGCCCTCAACGACCTGAAAGAAAGTGCGCGTACCGCCCAGGAACATGCCGATTCCCTCACGCAACAGCTTGAATCCCTTCCCCACACAATCGCCAGCTTGACCCAGCAGGTCGAGGCCCTGCGCAGCGAATGCGCTCCATTGGATGCATTGGTTCTTCAACGTGAAGATACAGAGTCGAAGCTGTCGCTCGCACGGCAGGCCGATAGCCTTGAGACCGCCATCGCCGATGCTACCGAACGCGCGAAACAGGCGGCAGCCGCATTGAGTAACGCCAACTCAGCTGCCCACGAAGCACATGATCTGTGGTTGAGACACACTGCGGGCTCACTCGTCTCCAGCCTCGAAGATGGTGTTCCCTGCCCGGTGTGTGGCTCACCTGAACATCCTCACCCGGCACCACTGTCCCAACAGGGCATGACGCGCGAGGACGTCGCAGCGCTTGACGCCAGCCGAGATCAGGCAGAACGCGATTTCGCCGATGCTCAGCTTCACCTGTCCGAAGTGTCACTGCGTCGTGCGTCCTTGAGGGAACAGGCCGGAGATCACGCTGACGCTTTGGTCACGCGCCTGAGCGAACTCAATGAACGCATCGACACCCTCACAGCGATTCGGGATTCCATCGATCCGCTCCGTCACACCATCGACAATCATCGCGGAACGCTAGAAGCGGGCACCGCTGAACTCACGCAGCTCACAGCTGACATTGCCGCAGCCACAGCCGGTATCTCCCGTGATGACAAAGCCATTGCAGGCGACATAGCAGCGTTGACCAAGGCTCGTGGAGATGCTCCGTCAATCACCGCTATCGACACCGATCTTGCGGAGCAATCCGACAGGTTGACGGCTGTGATCGACGCAATTGTGACCTGGCGAGAGGCCTGTGAACGCCATGAAGACGCAGCACTTCAGCGAAACAGTGTGCTCGCAGAACACGGATTTGACCCCAGCGACAACGGCGCCCAAGAAGCCACGGAGCTTTTCCTTGATTCAGATACGCTCACCGCGTATCAACACGACGTCGACAAGCACGACCGGGCGTTACACTCGCTGACACAAACACTTGCTTCCGAGACGATGCAGCGAGCCGCAACGCTGACTCCACCAGATTGTGACGCCCTGAGTGCTCGGGCGCAGCTTTCCGCACGCAGACGCGATGAGGCATTCCAGAGAGTCGGTGCTCTCGAACAATTCCTCGACGACTATCACCGTCAGTTCGAGCGTTTCACCCGTACCCTTGATTCGCTCGCGGCGGCGCGTTCCGCTGCCGGTCCCGTGCGTCGACTCTCAGAACTTGCGAACGCAAGCTCCCCGGAAAATCTCCAGAACACACCGCTGGGAGCGTGGGTGTTAATCTCGCGTCTCGACGATGTTCTTGCCGCAGCAAATCCCCGCCTGGCAACAATTTCTTCGGGTCGCTACGAGTTAGTGTCCGTTCCAGATGACGACACTCAATCCCGTCGGTCAGGACTTGGGCTGCGCATCATCGACCACAACACCGACGCCATCCGCTCAACTCGAACGCTCTCCGGTGGCGAAACTTTCTATACGTCCCTCGCTCTTGCCCTCGGCCTGGCCGATGTGGTCACCGCCGAAGCAGGGGGAATCGAGCTACGCACCATGTTCATTGATGAAGGATTCGGATCCTTGGACTCTCAGACCCTTGAACTTGTCATGGCGCAGCTGCATGACCTACGAGATTCTGGGCGAACCGTCGGAGTCATCAGCCATGTCGAAGACATGGCACAGCAAATCTCCGATCAGATCAACGTTCGTCCCCGAGCGGAAGGGGGGTCTCATCTGAGCGTGAGAATCTAGCAATCAACGCCGGTCGTTCTGTTGCGTCATGCCACAGCAGCGAACGCTCCCACAGCAGTGCAATCGCCTCATCAGCTTCCACCTGTGTCTGAGCACCGATGCATGCCTCGACGTTGGATGCAGCTTCGTCCTCGTCAACAAAGAATGCGACAACGTCTCTCCAGGTTAGGGGCCCGGGCTGGACGCAGCAGATCCCCGACGCGGATTCACCGATGGGAGTGGCCGTTGACGTGTCAACGGCGAGCACTAGGCGCACGGGGGCGTTCTCGGGGTGATCTCGCAGCAACAGCAAAGACCCTAACGCGGCCTCCGTCTGCGCATCATCTTCAAGAAGTTCGATGCCCTCGGCATCGGTTCCTGCGGGAGGATCTGCAACCCACCCTTTCTCAGAGGGAGGCTCAGGGGCCCTCAGCTGCGAAGACACAGCGGGAATATAGACACGCATGACAGTAGTGTTTCACATTCGTCCCCGTCCGCGGCGACGTTTTCGCCCAACCGACCGGACGGACCGCAGCTGCACCGCCCCAGCAAGATCGTGTATCGCTTGCGCACTCGGACTGAGGGGATGGGTATCAATCACCGTGGAGGCGTGAAGGAGACTGCGGGGAACTGACTCGTCTTCGGGGACAATGAAGATGCGTTTCTGCCCAAGGATTGGCGAAAGCGCCGCCCGTAAAGCATTCACCGGATGAGGTCCGGTTGACGCCGGTGACACCCGGTTGACGATCACGTGCAGCGGCGCATCCACGTCCAATTCCTCCCACCACCGCAAGGCCCCAGCAAGCCGATTGATTCCCACAGCATCACCTTTGGCCACGCAGAGCACGCGGTCTGCTTGACGTAGAACCGCCGCAGCTACGTCGTCACGTTGTCCTCGTGACTGTGTCTCCTCCCCCACGGGGTCTAAGGAAACTGCTGCCAGATCGACAACAACACTGGGGAATAGCACACGCAGTTCTTCCATGAGCCGTTGTGCAACGAACTCGTCAATCTCGCGCCAGCGAAGAGGCGAAGTCAGGCCGGTGAGGACCGTCAACTGCTGTCCATAGGGCACGCTCAGTTCAGGCAGAGCATGCGCTAAGTCCGATCCTCGTGCAATCTGACGAGCGCACGCAGAAAGACCCGAATAATCCACCGGAATTCCCAGCATGTGCGCAACCGAGGGATTGTGCACATCCGCATCAACAAGGATGGTTTCTCGCTCGTGTGCCGATTCCATTGCAGTGTTGATCGCTATGGTTGAGCGGCCGGGTGCGCCGCTGGTTCCCCAAACAGCTGTGATGCCGGGCGCTGGGACCAGGCGTTGATGAGCACCCGGAATGAGAGTATCTGCCGGACTGAGAGCATCTGTGGGAGCAGTGAGTGCAGATTTTAACGAGAGTCCAGGTGAGATATCGCAGGATGTCATCGACTCTTTGTCAGGGAGCGTTTCGTGGTCAGACGGGTCCCGGTGCGGGTGGGAGTGCGTTGTGAGTATCTTCGATGCGGATGCCACAGCTCGGCGCCGAAATGCACGAATCGATTCGATGACCTGTTCGGGGTGAGCCGCTAGGGGTGCGACATCCGCCCCGACATAGCGACGATTGTGTTCCCCCAGTTCCTCAACGAGAACAACCACATTCGCTCCCCACTGTTGGAGGGAATTGACCAGACGCGTGTCAACTTCCGGGTTGTTCGCTTCGAGGATGACGACATCGGCTGTTTTCGCTTGGACAACGGCGCATAGTTCCGCAAGATCGGCGCATCGGCGGACCACGGTGAATTCTTCTGGCATCGCTGCGAGTTCCCGAACGATTGTTGCTTCCGTATCGTTCGTCGCGCATACAGCGATGAGGCTGGGCGGCTGTTTCACGATCCCACCGGCACGGCCGCTAAGTTACCGTTCCCCGCCATCGCGCGCAGAACCTGTGAAATGTCGGCTTTGGCAACGGCAATGTCAATGCGAGTGCCAGCTTGGGATGGCATTCGTGATCCGTCCTCAACTCGACCAACGAGAGTGACGTGTGATGCCACTCGTTGTGGTTGTGCTTCCCCGTCGTCAGAGGGTGGACCATGATAGGTGGACCCTGGGATGGACCATAGTTCAAGTTGTTGTCCGGTGTTGACTGAGGCAGGCAGTCCATCAATGACGGTGATGACGATTCGTCTGTGGTCTTCGTTGTGCTGCGTTGTCACGGACGAGCGCGCGAGCAGTTCACCTTTGCCCAACGAATGTTTGGCTATTGCCCCTGTTTTGAGTGTTCCTTCGCGCACATATGCGTTGCTGCCGGGCCGCACTTCGACGATCGTCGTGTTCTCCTCGTTGAGAACCTCTCCTTGAGCGATCGGTCGTGTTGTCTGAAATATCAGTTCTCCTGCCCGTGCTCGGGCGAGCAGCAGGGTAAAAACCGTGATCGATAAGGTAATCAGGAGGATTCCGCCAACCAGTCGAGGGTCCCGCCAAGCCGGGGGTGGTCCGGGGATCCGGACGCTTGTGTGTCGCTGTTTCATTTCTCCATCATGCCGTGATTTTCCTCGGCCCCGGAGTTATCCACAGGCTTGACTCGGTGCGGGAGTTCATGAGCGGAGGATCCCGCAGCTCTCTTGGAGCATTGGGGACAGAGTTGTCCAACACCTGACATTCGTTACCATATGCACTTTTCTGATAGTGAATGCACCGAAGTGGAACGATCGTGCATAATTGCTCTCATGGCACCACGATTTCTTACGCTGGCGGATGTCGCCGAAACTCTAAACCTGACAACGTCGGCAGCTCGTTCTCTTGTGACTTCCGGTGAACTTCCGGCAATTCAGGTTGGCGGCAAGCACGCGTGGCGCATCGAGGCAACGGTCCTTGAAAAATATATCGAGGATCAGTATCGCCTCACGCGTGAACGCCTCGGCAAGTAGATCCTCACCTGCCACTTGGGGCTAGGCTCAGCCACCTCACCTCGTCAGTCAGTAGCCCTCACCCTGACTCCTGCCGCCTGGGGCTACGCCGAGTCACGTAGCACCAAACGTCTGATGTCGTCGATCATTGCAGTTGCGATGGTGAGTGCGGGTTTCACCCGCGTTCCTTTCTCTCGAACCTCGATTCCCTCTTCCCGTGTCCACTGAATCAGGTCAATGTGATCGCGAAACACCCCGCAGATGTGTCCTCGAATTCGCGTCAGCCCAGCGTGCACGGTGACGCGAGCGCCCTCTCTTTCCCACTTTCTGAGAATGTGGTGTGGTGAGGCGCGTATCGCCCACGATTCCTCCCGTTGACGAGGGGCCGCAACTCCCAGAGGCCATGTGGCAGAGAGCTTGATCGTGGGAACGAGGACGAGTTCGCTTCCCGCCGCAGTTGACGATTCCACGAGGATCCACCGCTTCCCAACGTCAACGAGGATGCCGGTGAATTGGCAGCCATCGGTAATGAATCCTGAGATTTCACGCC from Schaalia sp. ZJ405 includes the following:
- a CDS encoding AAA family ATPase produces the protein MRLLDLKLRGIGPFSGEEHIDFTAFEESGLFLLEGPTGAGKSTLIDAIVFALYGDVARAKDASKDRLRSKYLSDSDPAEVIVVFEVPSGIYRVSRTPSYTPSGRKSPRNSQATLVSVCEDSKDASGYRTVEAIASGPSKVGPEIETLIGLKKDQFLQTVVLPQGKFAEFLTSSSDQREQVLRDIFNTHVFADFQKALAKRAAESRGNVSSAQAQVVSAFDVLLAMSPPTPVTQGPASPHSASSDTDAPTSDDSPVDSGGSADERSPSDPASDADGRSSSDPASHADEHSLGDGDAVNPLAADPEDAILFARARGDEARQALSVAHTALDQAKIIAREDEQRLAQGRADADALAEYHRLTSQRCALLERSEDIDRLRRSVADGIRASAVRPLIRGERSASSALDVATHALEHARLAVINAADSPQEHVNEGGPLSSPLTQVSDAPTVLSFAQARRDGLLARRSQIAALLDIERELPAKIDALNDLKESARTAQEHADSLTQQLESLPHTIASLTQQVEALRSECAPLDALVLQREDTESKLSLARQADSLETAIADATERAKQAAAALSNANSAAHEAHDLWLRHTAGSLVSSLEDGVPCPVCGSPEHPHPAPLSQQGMTREDVAALDASRDQAERDFADAQLHLSEVSLRRASLREQAGDHADALVTRLSELNERIDTLTAIRDSIDPLRHTIDNHRGTLEAGTAELTQLTADIAAATAGISRDDKAIAGDIAALTKARGDAPSITAIDTDLAEQSDRLTAVIDAIVTWREACERHEDAALQRNSVLAEHGFDPSDNGAQEATELFLDSDTLTAYQHDVDKHDRALHSLTQTLASETMQRAATLTPPDCDALSARAQLSARRRDEAFQRVGALEQFLDDYHRQFERFTRTLDSLAAARSAAGPVRRLSELANASSPENLQNTPLGAWVLISRLDDVLAAANPRLATISSGRYELVSVPDDDTQSRRSGLGLRIIDHNTDAIRSTRTLSGGETFYTSLALALGLADVVTAEAGGIELRTMFIDEGFGSLDSQTLELVMAQLHDLRDSGRTVGVISHVEDMAQQISDQINVRPRAEGGSHLSVRI
- a CDS encoding DUF6912 family protein, whose amino-acid sequence is MRVYIPAVSSQLRAPEPPSEKGWVADPPAGTDAEGIELLEDDAQTEAALGSLLLLRDHPENAPVRLVLAVDTSTATPIGESASGICCVQPGPLTWRDVVAFFVDEDEAASNVEACIGAQTQVEADEAIALLWERSLLWHDATERPALIARFSRSDETPLPLGDER
- a CDS encoding AAA family ATPase, which translates into the protein MKQPPSLIAVCATNDTEATIVRELAAMPEEFTVVRRCADLAELCAVVQAKTADVVILEANNPEVDTRLVNSLQQWGANVVVLVEELGEHNRRYVGADVAPLAAHPEQVIESIRAFRRRAVASASKILTTHSHPHRDPSDHETLPDKESMTSCDISPGLSLKSALTAPTDALSPADTLIPGAHQRLVPAPGITAVWGTSGAPGRSTIAINTAMESAHERETILVDADVHNPSVAHMLGIPVDYSGLSACARQIARGSDLAHALPELSVPYGQQLTVLTGLTSPLRWREIDEFVAQRLMEELRVLFPSVVVDLAAVSLDPVGEETQSRGQRDDVAAAVLRQADRVLCVAKGDAVGINRLAGALRWWEELDVDAPLHVIVNRVSPASTGPHPVNALRAALSPILGQKRIFIVPEDESVPRSLLHASTVIDTHPLSPSAQAIHDLAGAVQLRSVRSVGRKRRRGRGRM
- a CDS encoding SAF domain-containing protein, which gives rise to MKQRHTSVRIPGPPPAWRDPRLVGGILLITLSITVFTLLLARARAGELIFQTTRPIAQGEVLNEENTTIVEVRPGSNAYVREGTLKTGAIAKHSLGKGELLARSSVTTQHNEDHRRIVITVIDGLPASVNTGQQLELWSIPGSTYHGPPSDDGEAQPQRVASHVTLVGRVEDGSRMPSQAGTRIDIAVAKADISQVLRAMAGNGNLAAVPVGS
- a CDS encoding helix-turn-helix domain-containing protein; this translates as MAPRFLTLADVAETLNLTTSAARSLVTSGELPAIQVGGKHAWRIEATVLEKYIEDQYRLTRERLGK